Proteins from a genomic interval of bacterium HR17:
- the dnaX_1 gene encoding DNA polymerase III subunit tau — MGYETLYRKYRPRRFSEVVGQTPVVRALRNALASGRIAHAYLFCGQRGTGKTTTARLLAMALNCEQGVTPDPCGVCAACDSIVKGTAMDVLEIDAASHTGVEAVREVIIDRVAFLPAALRYRVYIIDEVHMLSTASFNALLKTLEEPPPQVVFVLATTDPHKVPATVRSRCLRFDFRPVPAHEIAQRLAFVLEQEGWQGRYDPAALTLIARAARGALRDALTMLEQAMNFAEDRLTVELVSALLGVTDDEFLARIVAALHANEVPTLWRLVAEAVESGRDLHQLVHDLAAYLRGLLQARVGALTDDETSDFVRQQAPLFDEAQLMRLVRAAWELERDLRLASDSQLALEIGLLHLALLLHQRPVEQHPTETVLPTAASAAVPAPIAPTKTPVPSVVAESPAAPTDTGAVSVPAPDGAVTVDYIRQHWNIFMDNLKRESLVAYTFLLNAEATDLQGDQLVLTFQQAFSYDCVNERTHRETIERVLREVFQMPNLRLKPVLSARVTPPTVGKPVSAPENGSQQVDTEEFLNSLFESP; from the coding sequence ATGGGTTACGAGACGCTGTATCGCAAATACCGTCCGCGCCGGTTTTCGGAAGTCGTGGGGCAAACGCCTGTCGTGCGGGCGTTACGCAACGCCCTCGCCTCCGGGCGTATCGCCCACGCCTACCTCTTCTGCGGGCAGCGCGGCACCGGTAAAACGACGACCGCGCGCCTCTTGGCGATGGCGCTCAACTGTGAACAGGGCGTCACGCCGGATCCCTGCGGCGTGTGCGCCGCGTGCGATAGCATCGTCAAAGGGACGGCGATGGATGTGTTGGAAATTGACGCTGCCTCCCACACCGGTGTGGAAGCGGTGCGTGAGGTCATCATAGACCGCGTCGCTTTTTTGCCTGCCGCTTTGCGCTATCGCGTTTACATCATTGACGAAGTGCACATGCTGTCCACGGCGTCGTTCAACGCTTTGCTGAAGACGCTGGAGGAACCGCCGCCGCAAGTCGTTTTCGTGCTTGCGACCACCGACCCGCACAAAGTGCCGGCGACGGTGCGGTCGCGATGTTTGCGGTTTGATTTCCGTCCGGTCCCAGCGCACGAGATTGCCCAGCGGTTGGCGTTCGTGTTGGAGCAGGAAGGCTGGCAAGGGCGCTACGACCCGGCTGCCCTCACCCTCATCGCCCGTGCGGCGCGGGGCGCTTTGCGCGACGCCCTTACGATGCTGGAACAGGCGATGAACTTCGCCGAAGACCGCTTGACCGTTGAGTTAGTCAGTGCGCTACTGGGCGTGACCGATGACGAGTTTTTGGCGCGCATCGTCGCCGCCTTGCACGCCAACGAGGTCCCGACCCTCTGGCGCTTGGTGGCGGAAGCCGTGGAGAGCGGGCGCGATCTGCACCAACTGGTGCACGACCTTGCCGCCTACTTGCGCGGGTTGTTACAAGCCCGTGTCGGCGCTTTGACTGACGACGAAACCTCGGACTTCGTTCGCCAGCAAGCGCCGCTGTTTGATGAAGCCCAGTTGATGCGGTTGGTGCGGGCGGCGTGGGAATTGGAGCGCGACCTGCGTTTGGCAAGTGACAGCCAATTGGCGTTGGAAATCGGTTTGTTGCACCTCGCTTTGCTTTTGCACCAACGCCCGGTTGAGCAGCACCCTACGGAAACGGTCCTGCCGACGGCGGCATCGGCTGCGGTGCCGGCACCTATAGCGCCGACGAAAACACCCGTTCCGTCCGTCGTCGCTGAGTCACCCGCTGCACCGACGGACACCGGCGCGGTGTCCGTTCCCGCTCCCGACGGTGCGGTGACCGTTGACTACATTCGCCAACACTGGAACATCTTTATGGACAACCTCAAGCGCGAGTCGCTCGTCGCTTACACCTTCTTGCTGAACGCCGAAGCGACCGACTTGCAAGGCGACCAACTGGTGCTCACCTTCCAACAAGCGTTCTCTTACGACTGTGTCAACGAGCGCACCCACCGCGAGACGATTGAGCGGGTGTTGCGCGAAGTGTTCCAAATGCCCAATTTACGGCTCAAGCCGGTGCTTTCAGCGCGCGTGACCCCGCCGACTGTCGGTAAACCCGTGAGCGCCCCCGAAAACGGTAGTCAGCAAGTGGACACGGAAGAGTTTCTTAACTCGCTGTTTGAATCGCCTTAA
- the xylB_1 gene encoding Xylulose kinase — MAVRAFLGLDVGTQSVKGRAVDERGNLLAEASTEYPLYIPQPGWTEQEPAEMWQAACATIRKVVEALQRCDPPAEIAAVCATGQMHTMILLDAQKQPLGRALLWNDGRAAQDAERGAALLKAHLGDRYLVETLCNDFLANWTGAHLFYVRNRADEFAKGVRTPETERWFHAWERASTFVTPRDFIVLQLTGEVAMDMCGGSETSLMDIPNKRWALDAFKVLGIDQLQPPPLYEPGTVIGQVTRSAADATGLREGTLVVAGAGDCLAGALAGGVLKVGQVLFTLGTSGVVVAPIGEKPLVDEQLRTQVHFSTVPNVLINMACVNGAGIGLRLFRDVLGDAYRVMAGKLGVDPYDLLTRRAQQAPPGSHGVLFSPYITGDRIVKAPQGRGAWYGLTAFLMEPESKGDACLLRAVLEGVCFAVRDGWEIIRRLLAGVSFEPIRMVGGGSRSPFWCQLTADILGHPVATTTAEDASYGVALLAGVGAGAFSLQEAAERIRIVRVFEPDSALAAFYERFYREVYRGHYDRSQRDLDAAIEQVLRGAEYAAVLRAWSDKPANET, encoded by the coding sequence ATGGCGGTGCGGGCGTTTTTGGGGTTGGATGTCGGGACGCAGAGCGTCAAGGGACGCGCCGTTGACGAGCGCGGCAACTTGCTGGCGGAAGCCAGCACCGAGTATCCCCTCTACATCCCCCAACCGGGCTGGACTGAACAGGAGCCGGCGGAGATGTGGCAGGCGGCTTGCGCGACCATCCGCAAGGTCGTGGAAGCGCTGCAGCGGTGTGACCCGCCGGCAGAAATCGCCGCCGTTTGCGCGACGGGGCAAATGCACACGATGATTTTGCTGGACGCCCAAAAGCAACCGCTGGGGCGTGCGTTGTTGTGGAACGACGGACGGGCAGCCCAAGACGCCGAGCGCGGTGCGGCGTTGCTCAAAGCCCACTTGGGCGACCGCTACCTGGTGGAAACCCTCTGCAACGACTTCCTCGCCAACTGGACAGGGGCGCACCTGTTCTATGTCCGCAACCGCGCCGACGAATTCGCCAAAGGCGTCCGCACGCCGGAAACAGAGCGCTGGTTCCACGCATGGGAACGCGCCAGCACCTTCGTCACACCGCGTGATTTCATCGTCCTCCAACTGACGGGCGAAGTCGCGATGGACATGTGCGGTGGGTCGGAAACTTCGCTGATGGACATCCCCAACAAGCGGTGGGCGCTGGACGCTTTCAAGGTGCTGGGTATTGACCAACTGCAGCCGCCGCCCCTTTACGAGCCGGGCACCGTCATCGGTCAAGTCACCCGGTCCGCCGCCGATGCGACAGGTCTGAGGGAAGGGACTTTGGTCGTGGCGGGCGCTGGCGACTGCTTGGCAGGGGCGTTGGCGGGCGGTGTCCTGAAGGTCGGGCAGGTGCTGTTCACGCTGGGCACCAGTGGCGTCGTCGTCGCGCCTATCGGGGAAAAGCCGTTAGTGGACGAACAACTGCGGACGCAGGTGCATTTTTCCACCGTGCCCAATGTCCTCATCAATATGGCGTGTGTCAACGGAGCGGGTATCGGGTTGCGGCTGTTCCGCGATGTGCTGGGCGACGCTTACAGGGTGATGGCGGGCAAGTTGGGCGTTGACCCTTACGACCTACTGACGAGACGGGCGCAGCAAGCCCCGCCAGGCAGCCACGGTGTCTTGTTTTCACCTTACATCACGGGCGACCGCATCGTCAAAGCGCCGCAAGGGCGCGGGGCATGGTATGGCTTGACGGCGTTTCTCATGGAGCCTGAGAGCAAGGGCGACGCTTGCCTTCTCCGCGCCGTGCTGGAAGGGGTTTGCTTTGCGGTGCGGGATGGCTGGGAAATTATTCGTCGGTTGCTGGCGGGCGTTTCCTTTGAGCCCATCCGTATGGTCGGTGGCGGCTCCCGCAGCCCCTTCTGGTGCCAACTGACCGCTGACATTTTGGGACATCCCGTCGCCACGACGACAGCGGAAGACGCCTCTTACGGTGTGGCGTTGTTGGCGGGTGTCGGGGCAGGTGCCTTCAGCCTGCAGGAAGCCGCCGAGCGCATCCGCATCGTCCGCGTGTTTGAGCCTGACAGCGCCCTTGCCGCCTTCTACGAGCGGTTTTACCGTGAGGTCTATCGCGGGCACTACGACCGCAGTCAGCGGGATTTAGACGCTGCCATTGAGCAAGTGTTGCGCGGTGCGGAGTATGCAGCGGTGTTACGAGCGTGGTCAGATAAGCCTGCCAATGAAACTTAG
- the dnaX_2 gene encoding DNA polymerase III subunit gamma/tau, which translates to MATEFVGNGHAVTMLHRVSERSTLPHAWLFAGPSQVGKRTLALRWAQWLNCAAPQASLTPCGRCRSCRHVDPDRSSYANTHPSILLVDTWMAAYWEAAEKAKEGEPVDTTKLKPKLSVGVGAVRLVREQVSAAPAGRWRVVIVDEAERLTDEAAAALLKTLEEPPERTLLILVSANPWALPATVRSRCQPVRFRLVPTREIVAALRRHGAPDREADRLARLARGRIGWAFNALRDAAWREQHDHLWSLLHLMVTMEAWDVFRFAELCTKGVDEDEGDDTPLAAQRRQLEARLEHLMLGWRDLCALAWGADDLVVNADRADELRRWGVTAEQAVSVLQRLRQTLRAIRPPLNANPQLALEVLALETLSAGRPSA; encoded by the coding sequence ATGGCAACCGAGTTTGTTGGCAACGGGCACGCGGTGACGATGTTGCACCGCGTCAGTGAACGGAGCACTTTGCCCCACGCATGGCTGTTTGCAGGTCCGTCGCAGGTCGGCAAACGGACGCTGGCGCTGCGGTGGGCACAGTGGCTCAACTGCGCGGCGCCGCAAGCCAGCCTGACGCCCTGCGGGCGTTGCCGGTCCTGTCGGCATGTGGACCCCGACCGCTCATCTTACGCTAACACGCATCCCTCCATCCTTTTAGTGGACACTTGGATGGCGGCGTATTGGGAAGCCGCCGAAAAAGCCAAAGAGGGCGAACCAGTTGACACGACGAAACTCAAGCCCAAACTGTCCGTCGGCGTCGGTGCCGTTCGCCTCGTCCGCGAGCAAGTGAGCGCCGCGCCAGCAGGACGGTGGCGGGTCGTCATCGTGGACGAAGCGGAGCGCCTGACGGACGAAGCAGCGGCAGCGTTGCTCAAGACGCTGGAGGAGCCACCGGAACGCACGCTTTTGATTTTGGTCAGCGCCAACCCGTGGGCGCTACCGGCGACCGTTCGGTCGCGCTGCCAACCCGTGCGGTTTCGGTTAGTGCCGACCCGCGAAATTGTGGCAGCGTTGCGGCGGCATGGCGCACCAGACCGGGAAGCAGACCGCTTGGCGCGGTTGGCACGAGGGCGCATCGGATGGGCGTTCAACGCCTTGCGGGATGCGGCTTGGCGAGAGCAACACGACCACCTTTGGAGCCTCTTGCACCTGATGGTGACGATGGAAGCGTGGGATGTTTTCCGCTTCGCCGAACTGTGCACGAAGGGTGTTGACGAAGACGAAGGCGACGACACCCCACTAGCTGCCCAACGGCGTCAGTTGGAGGCGCGGTTGGAACATTTGATGTTGGGCTGGCGCGACCTTTGTGCCCTCGCATGGGGCGCCGACGACCTCGTGGTCAACGCCGATCGTGCCGACGAATTGCGCCGATGGGGCGTTACCGCTGAACAGGCTGTCAGCGTCTTACAACGGCTGCGACAGACCTTGCGGGCTATCCGCCCACCGCTAAACGCCAACCCGCAACTGGCGCTGGAAGTCTTGGCGCTGGAAACCCTCAGCGCCGGGCGACCGTCCGCTTAG
- the tmk gene encoding Thymidylate kinase gives MQGVFITVEGVEGSGKTTVVQAVADRLRQAGVPVVVTAEPGGTPLGAHVRAWLLQGGHRSGWAEAFLFLASRAEHVAQVIRPALQRGDVVLCDRYTDSTLAYQGFGLGLPLKGLRTLNALATGDLQPHLTLLLDLDPVIGLQRVARTTAFERRDLAFHRRVRAGYLQLAQEEPHRIKVVDAHRSLDEVLQTCIALVSEAIHRWQPSLLATGTR, from the coding sequence ATGCAAGGCGTCTTCATCACTGTGGAAGGTGTGGAAGGCAGCGGTAAGACGACCGTTGTGCAGGCGGTGGCGGACCGCTTACGGCAAGCGGGCGTGCCTGTCGTCGTGACCGCAGAGCCGGGTGGAACACCCTTAGGTGCCCATGTGCGGGCGTGGCTGCTGCAAGGCGGACACCGTTCGGGTTGGGCGGAGGCGTTCCTGTTTTTGGCGAGCCGCGCCGAGCATGTAGCGCAAGTCATCCGCCCCGCCTTGCAACGGGGCGATGTCGTCTTATGCGACCGCTACACCGACAGCACCCTCGCCTATCAAGGCTTCGGGTTAGGGTTGCCCTTGAAGGGCTTGCGGACGCTCAACGCCTTGGCGACGGGCGACTTGCAGCCCCACCTCACTTTGCTGCTGGACCTTGACCCTGTCATTGGGCTCCAACGCGTGGCACGCACGACCGCTTTTGAGCGGCGCGACCTCGCTTTTCACCGACGGGTGCGGGCAGGTTACTTGCAATTGGCGCAGGAGGAACCGCACCGCATCAAGGTCGTGGATGCCCACCGCTCGTTGGACGAAGTCCTGCAAACCTGCATAGCGTTGGTCAGCGAGGCGATTCACCGATGGCAACCGAGTTTGTTGGCAACGGGCACGCGGTGA